The following coding sequences lie in one Miscanthus floridulus cultivar M001 chromosome 9, ASM1932011v1, whole genome shotgun sequence genomic window:
- the LOC136483834 gene encoding E3 ubiquitin-protein ligase RHF2A-like, which yields MASETDEKAKMESLTSAAAFVEGGIQDACDDACSICLEAFCESDPSALTGCKHEFHLQCILEWCQRSSQCPMCWQPISMKDPTRQELLEAVERERNIRTNQTRNTTIFHHPALGDFELQHLPVGNDAELEERILQHLAAAAAMGRAHHLGRREGHRGRSGSHGRPQFLVFSTHPNSPSSGTISSSSAHVEGENDSNPATPRASESSPRAIRVGDAGNQSPGMLTYDAEQDAVVSSGNSTPVSSPRFFNRRHSTGQSTPDRAGPSDIQSFSDSLKSRLNAVSMKYKESITKSTRGWKERLFSRNSSVADLGSEVRREVNAGIASVSRMMERLETRGNSRTGDGPTASTSEVPPATESSNERTTETSSASAAVGTTTTTTSTSASNAPAPCVATSGSN from the exons ATGGCATCTGAAACTGATGAGAAAGCTAAGATGGAGAGTTTGACATCTGCTGCAGCCTTTGTGGAGGGTGGCATTCAGGACGCATGTGATGATGCATGCAGCATTTGTCTTGAGGCTTTCTGTGAGAGTGACCCTTCtgca TTGACTGGCTGCAAACATGAGTTCCATCTCCAATGCATTCTTGAATG GTGTCAGAGAAGTTCACAGTGCCCAATGTGTTGGCAGCCTATTAGTATGAAGGATCCTACCAGGCAA GAGCTGCTCGAGGCAGTAGAGCGTGAGAGGAATATAAGAACCAATCAAACTCGAAACACAACTATATTTCATCATCCTGCTCTTGGGGATTTTGAGCTGCAGCAT CTGCCTGTTGGTAATGATGCTGAGCTTGAAGAGCGCATACTACAGcatctagctgctgctgctgcaatggGAAGGGCACACCATCTTGGAAGAAGGGAGGGGCACAGGGGACGATCTGGCTCTCATGGTCGTCCACAGTTCCTAGTTTTCTCTACACATCCAAATTCACCTTCTTCTGGCACAATTTCTTCATCTTCTGCCCATGTGGAGGGAGAAAATGATTCAAATCCGGCCACCCCTAGAGCTAGTGAGTCATCTCCACGAGCTATTCGCGTTGGAGATGCAGGAAACCAAAGTCCCGGGATGCTTACCTACGATGCTGAACAGGATGCTGTCGTTTCTTCTGGAAATAGCACTCCTGTATCGAGTCCTCGGTTTTTTAACAG GAGGCACTCCACTGGACAGTCAACTCCAGACAGGGCTGGACCATCGGATATTCAGTCTTTCTCAGACTCCCTGAAGTCTCGCTTAAATGCTGTCTCTATGAA GTACAAAGAATCTATTACAAAGAGTACTCGAGGGTGGAAGGAGAGACTCTTTTCACGTAATTCGTCCGTGGCGGATCTTGGTTCTGAAGTGAGAAGAGAGGTTAATGCTGGAATTGCGTCCGTGTCACGGATGATGGAGCGTCTGGAAACTAGAGGAAATAGCAGAACAGGTGATGGCCCGACAGCATCCACTTCCGAAGTTCCTCCCGCCACAGAATCAAGCAATGAAAGGACTACAGAGACCAGCTCTGCTTCTGCTGCTGttggtactactactaccactacgaGTACCAGTGCTAGCAATGCCCCCGCCCCTTGTGTTGCGACATCTGGATCAAATTAG
- the LOC136482226 gene encoding glutathione S-transferase T3-like codes for MDGNGNYVTGLPSASAHIGGDEPSVLEQQQQRSPAEALPAAARAVRPNQKRTKNFSDKEDEMLVLAWLNVSSDGPAHGGERAPYWKRMHDYFHARRDFESERSENSLLHRWSTIQDSVKRFDRCVADVVDGQDDNSLTPQDTVVQALALFKSEDKNNKSFQFLHCWNLLRSHQKWIERSSQISSQKLAWINRSSSCSQNQVVVASSSQKKQKTTPCSSPSSSAPPCALDDSLEAAAHEREVLIQPVDVNKEKENLQQGGAGLYYLEASDDLWGKRKVADEGRELNNGQGDEHAETDRDEQADAERQINNGKRDKHERHKHALEQQKVALEQQKVALEQKYALEQKKVALEQQRVALEQQKVTLEQARAANEVRNLEIKRKELDLKSKEVDLRIMLEEERIMTKDTSGMSELQQQYYKMLQNEIMTRQFNSSRSTCVNL; via the exons ATGGACGGGAACGGGAATTACGTCACCGGCCTGCCCTCTGCCTCTGCGCACATCGGCGGCGATGAACCTTCAGTCTTGGAGCAGCAACAGCAGCGCTCGCCGGCCGAGGCGCTACCGGCCGCCGCCCGCGCGGTGCGGCCGAACCAGAAGCGGACCAAGAACTTCAGCGACAAGGAGGACGAGATGCTGGTGCTGGCGTGGCTCAACGTGAGCTCGGACGGGCCGGCCCACGGTGGCGAGCGCGCGCCCTACTGGAAGCGGATGCACGACTACTTCCACGCGCGCAGGGACTTCGAGTCGGAGCGCAGCGAGAACTCGCTCCTCCACCGCTGGTCCACCATCCAGGACAGCGTCAAGCGCTTCGACCGCTGCGTCGCCGACGTCGTCGACGGCCAGGACGACAACTCGCTCACGCCTCAGGACACG GTGGTGCAGGCGCTGGCTCTCTTCAAGTCTGAAGACAAGAACAACAAGTCGTTCCAGTTCCTGCACTGCTGGAACCTCCTGAGGTCGCACCAGAAGTGGATCGAGAGGTCGTCGCAGATCTCGTCGCAGAAGCTGGCGTGGATCAACCGGTCGTCGTCGTGTTCCCAGAACCAGGTGGTGGTGGCCTCCTCGTCTCAGAAGAAACAGAAGACGACTCCCTGTTCGAGCCCGAGCTCGTCTGCTCCGCCATGCGCTCTCGACGACAGTTTAGAGGCTGCGGCTCATGAGCGTGAGGTGTTGATACAGCCAGTGGATGTGAACAAGGAGAAAGAGAATTTACAGCAAGGTGGAGCTGGTTTGTATTACCTGGAGGCGTCAGATGATCTCTGGGGGAAGAGGAAAGTGGCTGATGAGGGGAGAGAGCTCAACAATGGCCAGGGAGATGAACATGCTGAGACAGACAGAGACGAACAAGCTGATGCGGAGAGACAGATCAACAATGGCAAGAGAGACAAACATGAGAGACATAAACATGCGCTGGAACAGCAGAAGGTTGCGTTAGAACAACAGAAGGTTGCGCTAGAACAGAAGTATGCACTGGAACAAAAGAAGGTTGCGCTAGAACAACAGAGGGTTGCGCTAGAACAACAGAAGGTCACGCTGGAACAAGCCAGGGCTGCTAATGAGGTGAGGAATCTTGAGATAAAGAGGAAAGAATTGGATTTGAAGAGCAAAGAGGTAGATTTGAGGATCATGTTAGAAGAAGAGAGAATCATGACTAAGGACACTAGCGGCATGTCTGAGCTGCAACAGCAGTACTACAAGATGCTGCAGAATGAGATCATGACTCGGCAGTTCAATAGCTCGCGTTCAACTTGTGTGAACCTCTAG
- the LOC136482227 gene encoding sialyltransferase-like protein 5: MTRAHLPAAAGAAQRRPTVALLLGLALAFCLAVLSIQSSFAAPGAPGRRLDLDADDVRELAGFQSRVQQCVASRGFGLTADIIDHCKLVLKFPEGTNSTWYNTQFKIFEPLEYKYDVCETILLWEQYRNMTTVLTREYLDVRPDGWLDYAAKRIAQLGADKCYNRTLCDELLSILLPAKPPFHPRQFATCAVVGNSGDLLKTEFGQEIDAHDAVFRDNEAPVNKKYAKHVGLKRDFRLVVRGAARNMAPILKGSSDEALIIKSLTHKEINAVIKELPNPVYLFQGIVLRRGAKGTGMKSIELALSMCDIVDMYGFTVDPGYTEWTRYFTGPRKGHNPLQGRAYYQLLECLGVIRIHSPMRAQRVEDWSDIPSKEEIRRAQTAAFHLKKHETGQSAELGPFSNCKVWGTVDPDYGPVSGTSDMSETRKNSNYSKWELLPLEKLRREAQEYHIQMGGVSIYKMDGNKLDDLVCVRHQRSSS; encoded by the exons ATGACGAGGGCCCACCTGCCGGCAGCGGCGGGGGCGGCGCAGCGGCGGCCGACGGTGGCGCTGCTGCTGGGCCTGGCGCTCGCCTTCTGCCTCGCCGTCCTCTCCATCCAGTCCTCCTTCGCCGCCCCAG GGGCGCCGGGCAGGAGGCTGGATCTGGACGCCGACGACGTGCGCGAGCTCGCGGGGTTCCAGTCCCGCGTCCAGCAGTGCGTG GCTAGCAGAGGATTTGGTCTCACAGCAGATATTATTGATCATTGCAAGCTGGTCCTTAAATTTCCTGAAGGAACCAACAGCACCTGG TATAACACCCAGTTCAAGATTTTTGAACCTCTAGAATACAAATATGATGTCTGCGAAACTATCCTATTGTGGGAACAG TACCGCAACATGACAACTGTATTGACAAGGGAATACTTGGATGTGAGGCCTGACGGATGGTTGGATTATGCGGCTAAAAGGATTGCACAGCT TGGTGCTGATAAATGCTACAATCGTACTCTCTGTGATGAGCTTCTTAGCATTTTACTGCCTGCTAAACCCCCTTTCCATCCACGCCAGTTCGCAACATGTGCAGTTGTTGGTAACTCAGGAGATCTCTTGAAAACAGAGTTTGGACAAGAGATTGATGCACATGACGCAGTGTTTCGGGACAATGAGGCACCTGTCAATAAG aaatatgccaaacatgttggatTGAAAAGGGACTTTCGACTGGTTGTCCGGGGTGCTGCTCGAAATATGGCACCAATACTGAAGGGCTCCT CTGATGAGGCACTTATCATTAAAAGTTTGACGCACAAAGAAATCAATGCGGTGATAAAG GAACTTCCAAATCCTGTCTACCTTTTTCAAGGTATAGTTTTAAGAAGAGGTGCTAAAGGAACTGGCATGAAGTCCATAGAACTGGCCCTTTCCATGTGTGATATTGTTGACATGTATGGTTTTACAGTTGATCCTGGGTACACAGAATG GACACGGTATTTCACAGGCCCTAGGAAAGGACATAATCCACTGCAAGGCCGAGCTTATTATCAACTTCTGGAATGCCTTGGG GTCATTCGTATCCATTCTCCCATGAGAGCACAAAGGGTGGAAGATTGGTCagacataccaagcaaagaagagATCAGAAGAGCACAAACTGCAGCTTTTCATCTAAAAAAACATGAAACTGGCCAGTCGGCTGAACTGGGGCCATTTAGTAATTGCAAGGTGTGGGGAACAGTTGACCCTGACTATGGACCGGTATCAGGTACTTCAGATATGAGTGAGACACGCAAGAATTCAAACTACAGCAAGTGGGAGTTGCTTCCACTTGAGAAGCTGAGAAGAGAAGCTCAGGAATACCATATCCAAATGGGTGGCGTGTCTATATATAAGATGGATGGAAACAAGTTGGATGATCTTGTCTGTGTGAGGCACCAACGTTCATCAAGTTAA